Proteins co-encoded in one Corylus avellana chromosome ca9, CavTom2PMs-1.0 genomic window:
- the LOC132191456 gene encoding uncharacterized protein LOC132191456: MHPPLTLHKHPMCAEIIEEFQKCHIDHPIGKFFGECTDLKIKLDRCFREEKALKRKANFEQSKKLKERLQAFRKETAEENNLVQS, encoded by the exons atgcatCCTCCTTTAACACTACACAAGCACCCGATGTGCGCCGAA ATTATTGAGGAGTTCCAGAAGTGTCATATAGACCATCCCATTGGGAAATTCTTTGGTGAATGTACAGATCTCAAAATAAAGCTTGATCGTTGTTTTAGGGAGGAG AAAGCTTTGAAGCGGAAAGCAAACTTTGAGCAGAGTAAGAAATTAAAGGAAAGACTACAAGCTTTTAGGAAGGAAACTGCTGAAGAGAACAACCTTGTTCAAAGTTAA
- the LOC132161946 gene encoding putative disease resistance protein RGA3: MASTLVPVILQQLAVNVDRDLQEEVRLVTSAKKEVIKLTSILRSIEAVLSDAEKRQLQEQTVEDWVDKLKDISYDMDDVIDEWSTAIQKARNAEFDEDVSLLSKVCSCFNVQGVFLRREIALKIKKLSGRLDVIAREKDLFMFNISSSIEEPDRPKTTSVVDVSEICGREEDKDKLVGYLMNEITMSTSQVKRSFHVICIKGMGGIGKTTLAQLAFNDEQVKACFDIRVWICVSDPFDEIRIVKAIIENIEKNAPNIIELETLLQRVRDLVVGKKFLLVLDDVWTEDYQKWESLRDTLKFGVPGSRIVVTTRNGGVARMMESSCILPLGKLSEDDCWLLFSRIAFSGREAEECEKVEDVGREIAHKCNGLPLAAKTLGSLMRFKKSREEWQDILESEIWNLEEAEKGLFPPLLLSYYDLPSPVRRCFSYCAFFPKDYKIVKNELIKLWMAQGFLSSRAGAEMELTGREYFENLATRCFFQDFERDQVDGSIKRCKMHDIVHDFAQFLTKNECRVEEVSDLLEEKRSDNPDSKKTRHSTVVIAAPAPFPTSTICNAEKLRTLFIRHDDNKGIASAFPDLCRRLTCLRSLNMRNSLIEDVPEELGRLLHLRYLNLSNTKLKELPEKIGNLLNLQTLNLTGCQCLQRLPQGVGKLVNLRHLEIGGTLSMRVLPKGIGRLDSLRTLSRFLVSGGGGVDEKACKIEDLRNLNFLRRKLRIEGLGNVADVKEAEKAQLKMKKRLQVLELQFTGRHAERRLDEAVLEALQPHSEIEHITISRHNGTTIIPSWMMLLSKLRRLVLENCGNCKFLPPLGRLQALESLGLFYMNKVEMVGVEFLGLETENGSLESSSPVTLFPHLKDLSFCGMEMWETWDGMSAKTGKEDIDNNFRITPCLRYLHITNCPKLMALPHYLQRTQPQELVINSCPLLKQHVIERAGENWDKISHIPNIKIDDSYVQGQALGQGI, from the coding sequence ATGGCTTCCACACTGGTTCCCGTGATCCTGCAGCAGCTGGCAGTTAACGTTGACCGAGATCTGCAAGAAGAGGTGAGACTTGTCACGAGTGCCAAGAAGGAAGTCATAAAGCTCACCAGCATTCTGAGAAGTATCGAAGCTGTGCTCAGCGATGCGGAGAAAAGACAATTGCAGGAGCAAACTGTGGAAGATTGGGTGGATAAGCTCAAAGACATATCCTACGACATGGATGATGTGATAGATGAATGGAGCACCGCAATCCAAAAGGCAAGAAATGCTGAATTTGATGAGGATGTCTCACTTCTCAGCAAGGTATGTTCTTGCTTTAATGTTCAAGGAGTTTTTTTGCGCAGAGAAATTGCCCTTAAGATTAAAAAGCTCAGTGGAAGACTAGATGTGATTGCGAGAGAGAAAGACTTGTTCATGTTTAATATTAGTAGCTCCATTGAGGAACCTGACCGACCAAAAACAACCTCTGTTGTTGATGTGTCTGAAATATGTGGTCGAGAGGAAGATAAAGATAAACTAGTGGGGTATCTAATGAATGAGATCACGATGAGTACTAGTCAAGTAAAAAGAAGCTTCCATGTGATCTGCATAAAAGGCATGGGAGGAATTGGAAAAACAACTCTTGCCCAGCTAGCCTTCAATGATGAACAGGTGAAGGCTTGTTTTGATATAAGAGTCTGGATCTGTGTTTCCGACCCTTTTGATGAGATTAGAATTGTCAAAGCAATCATcgaaaacattgaaaaaaatgcaCCCAACATCATAGAATTGGAAACACTGCTACAACGGGTGCGTGATTTGGTTGTCGGGAAGAAGTTTCTTCTTGTCCTGGATGATGTCTGGACAGAGGATTACCAAAAGTGGGAGTCTTTGAGGGACACTCTCAAGTTTGGAGTCCCAGGAAGCAGAATTGTGGTGACCACACGCAATGGGGGAGTTGCGAGAATGATGGAGAGCAGCTGCATCCTCCCTTTGGGGAAGTTGTCTGAGGATGACTGCTGGCTGCTATTCAGTCGAATAGCATTTTCTGGAAGGGAAGCAGAGGAGTGTGAGAAGGTGGAAGATGTTGGTAGAGAAATAGCACACAAGTGCAATGGCTTGCCTCTTGCTGCAAAGACTCTAGGCAGTCTCATGCGTTTTAAGAAGAGTAGAGAAGAGTGGCAGGATATTTTGGAGAGTGAGATATGGAATCTTGAAGAGGCTGAAAAGGGTCTTTTTCCTCCTTTATTGTTGAGCTATTATGATCTCCCTTCCCCAGTCAGGAGATGCTTCTCGTACTGCGCTTTCTTTCCAAAAGACTACAAGATTGTGAAAAACGAGTTGATTAAGTTATGGATGGCGCAGGGTTTTCTAAGCTCAAGGGCAGGTGCTGAGATGGAATTAACAGGCAGGGAGTATTTTGAAAACTTGGCAACTCGCTGTTTCTTCCAAGATTTTGAGAGAGATCAGGTTGATGGCAGCATAAAACGATGCAAAATGCATGACATAGTGCATGATTTTGCTCAGTTTCTTACAAAAAATGAATGCAGGGTCGAGGAGGTTAGTGATCTTCTTGAAGAGAAGAGGTCGGATAATCCTGATTCTAAAAAAACTCGCCATTCAACAGTAGTGATTGCAGCACCTGCTCCATTTCCAACCTCTACTATTTGCAATGCAGAAAAGCTGCGCACCCTCTTCATTCGACACGATGACAACAAAGGAATTGCTTCTGCATTTCCTGATCTATGCCGGCGTTTGACATGTCTCAGATCGTTGAATATGAGGAACAGCTTGATCGAAGATGTTCCGGAAGAATTGGGGAGATTGCTACATCTAAGATACCTCAACTTAAGTAATACCAAGTTGAAGGAATTGCCTGAAAAGATTGGTAATCTGCTGAATCTGCAAACATTGAACCTTACAGGGTGCCAATGCCTTCAAAGATTGCCACAAGGTGTTGGAAAACTAGTTAACTTGAGACATCTTGAGATTGGTGGGACTTTGAGTATGCGTGTGCTGCCGAAAGGAATTGGGAGATTGGATTCGCTTCGAACATTAAGCAGGTTCCTTGtgagtggtggtggtggtgttgaTGAAAAAGCATGTAAGATAGAAGACCTGAGAAACTTGAACTTTCTTCGACGGAAGCTTCGGATTGAAGGGTTGGGAAACGTTGCAGATGTTAAGGAAGCCGAGAAAGCGCAGCTGAAGATGAAGAAACGGCTGCAGGTCTTGGAACTTCAGTTCACTGGTAGGCATGCAGAGAGGCGACTGGATGAAGCTGTGCTTGAAGCCTTGCAGCCACATTCAGAGATAGAACATATAACAATCTCTCGCCATAATGGCACCACCATAATTCCCAGCTGGATGATGTTGTTAAGTAAACTGAGAAGGCTTGTTCTTGAGAACTGTGGAAACTGCAAATTTTTACCACCTTTGGGGAGATTGCAGGCCCTTGAATCACTTGGTTTGTTTTACATGAATAAGGTTGAAATGGTGGGTGTTGAATTTTTGGGTTTGGAGACTGAGAATGGAAGCTTAGAGTCATCATCGCCAGTTACTTTATTCCCACATTTGAAAGACCTTAGTTTTTGTGGCATGGAAATGTGGGAAACGTGGGATGGAATGAGCGCAAAAACAGGAAAAGAAGACATTGACAATAATTTTAGAATCACCCCATGCCTCCGTTACTTGCATATCACTAACTGTCCAAAGCTGATGGCACTGCCACACTACCTGCAGAGAACACAGCCGCAAGAATTGGTCATCAATAGCTGCCCACTTCTGAAGCAACATGTCATAGAGAGGGCAGGAGAGAATTGGGACAAGATTTCTCACATCCCCAATATCAAAATTGATGATAGCTATGTGCAAGGACAAGCATTGGGTCAAGGAATCTGA